AGCCAGCGAAGGCCATTGGCATCGGCTTCGGATGGCAGATCGCTTTCTGGCTTCTGCTCGGTCTGGGCTTGGCAGCTGGCTCGATGTTCGCGGGGTGGCAAGCGCTTGGCAGACCTCGTGTCGCACGCAATGCCAACGAAATACCGACCGAGGTTTTTCTCGATCTGCTGAAACTGTCTCTGACGATTGTCGCCGGTGTAGGCGGGATAGTTGCTTTAGTCGTCGCGTACAGAAAACAGCGGTTGGGTGAGGCGCAGCATCAGCGCGAGGAATCAGCAGCGCGTCGTGAACACCAGAAGATGTACGCCGAGCGATTTTCGAAGGCCAGTGAGCTATTGGGCTCAGAACGATCCGCGGTGCGACTGGCGGGGATTTACGCCCTCGCTAGCTTGGCGGACGATTGGGAAAGCGGTCGACAGACTTGTATCGATGTGCTGTGCGCATATCTGAGGATGCCACACAAACCACTCAACGATCCCCCAATCGACGGTATAAAAGAGAGAGACTATCGCCCGTCTGGACGCGAAGCATGGCGATCGGCATTACTCGAAACATCGATGCTCGACCCCAGCGAAGAGCACCAAGTTCGATCAACCATCATCCGCGTCATTGTCGAGCACCTTAATTCTAATGCTGACACACCATGGTTTGGACATAATTTCAACCTAAGCGGTGCGGTACTCGATTCGCCGAGTTTCGCAGGTACTCATTTTTATGATTGCTACTTTGACTTCGGCGAAGCCCTCTTATATGGCGAGATCGACTTTAGTGGATCGAAATTCTTAGATTCCAAATTAAGCTTCTTTTTTACCACGATTTCCGGCAGTTGTGGATTCGAGATCTGCGACTTCAAAGATACCGAGATAGATCTGTCAGCAGACATCATTGGTGGAATCAAGTTCTATGCGTCCAGCATGGAAGAAACCGAAGTTACTGTCTCGGGCCTTGATCTCGACGGCGCTGACTTCTCGTTTATGGAAATTAATATGACCAAGAACAGCAAGCTTGAGATATGGAGAGCGGATGTTAACAAATCGAGCTTGGCCTTCAGCCGATGTCATGTGACCGAATCCAAGATCGCAATACGAAGCGCGACCTTAACGGATTCTTCTATGTACTTTAGTGGAATGCGAATTGGGAGTGGAGGGCGCGTCTTTCTAGCATCTGGTATACATAACAAAATACCCAGCCCAATGCTCACCGACTCCAAGATACATTTAAATGACGTAGGAATAGACGCAGGTGGATTCTTTGGTTTTCAACGACAAAACTTCGTACGTACGCCGCTGCATTTTCCTTATCTCAACGTGAATAGATCGGAGTTTGTCCTCACAGAGTGCAGCTTAGAATCTTCACCTGTCACCTTCTATGATGCCCAACTATCGGAAAGAAGTCGGCTAGTTGTCGACGCCTGTTCCGACGATCCGAGTCCGATAGACACCGACGGGCTGAGTCAATCATGCACTGACGAAGAACTATTGGTGGTTATCCGTTCAGGTACGGTTGACGACATAGATCCCTCAAGCTGGGCAGAATCGAAGACCAGGCAGGACGTTGACGTCGACCCAGCTCTTCGTTCTCACATCGTCTCTTGGTACTAGCCAGAGGCAATTGCCTAAGGCACACCATAGAGCGAGGCATTGAACTATCAGAACGACCACAGTGGCCGACGATGCCATGTTCTGCAGTACTTGCGATGGCGACAGCAAGGCCAAACGCCACCAGACATCAAGCGATTTGCACAAACGTCCCGATACGTCGAAAGTTGCGCGTGGGCCGCGTCTATCATCTGTTGTTCCGCAGCCTACCCTGGATCGGTGTACCCGCATATCAAAGCATGAGCCGAAAAGGTTGCGTGATGCCGTAACCGCATGTCGGAGAGAATTAGGCCTCTGGGACGAGAGACCCGTTGATGAAGCTCCTGCTAACGGCGCATAGTTCTGTAGGCAAGGTCGCACCAATCTGAGAGCATTGTGCATGGTCCCAACCAACAGGAAAGTTAGGCAGCGGCTTGAGCAGTGGGTTAAGGATCGGCTTTGGTCAGAGGCGGGCGTAGATCACCGCGTCCATCGTCGGACTTTAGCACCCTAAACCCGACACTTGAGTGGGCCCACGACACCGGAGCCGATCTGGGCAAGACCAACGTCAACGGTGGGGCCATCGCCATCGGGCACCCGTTGGGTGCGAGCGGTGCCCGCATCATGACCACCCTGGTCAACGCCCTCGAGCAGCGCGGCGGACGCTACGGGCTGCAGACGATGTGTGAAGGCGGCGGCATGGCCAACGCCACCATCATCGAACGGCTGGGGTAGGAATGCCCGTCGGCTTCAGAGCCCCCGTGCCATTGCGGTTTGGCGCGGGGGTTCATCGTTTCCACGGGCCTCATCCCAGGGCAAGCATCGTGAGGGCTTGGCCTGGTATCGCAGCCATGACGTTCACTGTGAACGGCCAGATAAACGTGTCCATGACCGTCCTCCATTTGCCCTTATCCGCGCTGCCCGCAGCTGCGCGAATGACAGTTGCCGCAAGACGCTCGACGGCTTCGGCAAGGAGGAAATCCCCAACGTCGTCGTACTTCTCTACACACCACGAGAGGTGCTCGATGACTTCGAGTACGTGGATGCGAAGGGGGTCGGGAATCGAACCGTCATCCTCTAGTGCTGCCTTGACCGTCGCAACATAGTTCCCGAGCGCGGCCAATCCGTCGGGTGTCACTGTCGGCACGTAGTAACGCAGCATTTCGGCCAAGTTCTGAAGATGGTCGAGGATGCCATCAGGCAGGTCTTCGGTCACTTGAGCCTCCCAGCCATGCGGAAAGACGAACACCGCTCTGCACCAGTGCGGGAAGTACCTGCGGTAGACGCTGACATCTGCCTTGGCGGCGTTCATTTCATCCAGCAGCTGATCGATTGCCTCAAGCTGTTTCACGGCCAATCTGTGCGCTTGGAAGTCTTCCTGTTCTGGGCTTCGCACTTCTTTGACTGCGGGTGGCCGCTGATTGGGTCGAGCTGGAGCGTTGCGCCACCTACGGAATTGATCGAGAAGCAGCTGAGCAGGATTGGCCACGCCGCAGATGGTAGCTACCTGAGCGCCGCCATTGGCGGAATAGCACGAAAATGTCGCACCAGGTGGCTACCATGCCAGCATCGCGACCACAGCAGAAGGGGCGTGGAACCGCATGACAGAAGAAGAATGGCAGGAGACAGCTGCAGCACAGGCCGTTGAGACGTTTGGCTTCTTCATGCTGACGATCCTTATGAATATCGTCGGCGGCGTGGTGGGGGGCCTCGTTTCCAAGGGTGTGACATGGCTTCTAAAGCAGCGGGTCGAAAAAGCCGGACTTCCGCCTGAAAAGTACGCTGCGGTACTGGATTTGAATCGTGACGACGCACTTCGCCACGCCCTGGTTCTGGTTGCGTCGTGGAGTGCGTTGGAAGCTTATCTTGAAGACTTCTCGAAAGCTGTCCTGCAGGCCGACATGTCTATCCTTGCCAACAAAGATTTCGACAAAGTCAAGGTCCCCGTTGCTGAACTTCTTGCGCCCGAAGACGAAAAGCTTGATAACGTCTACCAGGCGATGCAGGCCTTCGTAGGCACGAAAGCAGGCACCAAGAGGTTTGAAGAACTTGTAGAACTTCTGGGGCTTGGCGGGCAAGTTCCGAAGGTGATCAAGGACAACGTCTACAACGCGCAAATGATCAGGAATGTGTGGGCGCACAAGGCAGGGGTAGCGGACCTCAAGTTTGTGCGGCAAGCCCCACAACTTGGCTTCACTCAAGGACAACTGGTTTCGATCAGCCTGGAACAGCTCAGGGACTACCTAATCGCCATACTGGCTTACGGAATGATCGTTATGAACAGGTACAGAGCCAACTGTGGTCTTGGACCTATGCCGATGACTAATGACGAGGGCGGCGAAATCATTGATGCCTATCGCGACTTGTATCCGCCTCTTCAGCAGGAAGAGGAGAGTGCGGAGGATTCTTCAGACAGCGCAGGCAACCACTAGGCACCTTCCCCGCGCGCGGTGGTTCCCATTCGAGCGCTTTAACCTTCAGCCAGATCCAGCTTTTCGCCAACTCCTCTTCAATGACGGTGTTCACCATGCGCGTGACGGTAGCGGCGATTTCGCATCGCCGGTAGATGATGGAAATCCTTCACCCCGCAACAACAAAACGACCCCACGGCTAGGAATTAGCCGTGAGGTCGTTCGGTGCAGCCATGATGGGACTGCGCACTCCGCCAAGTGTTTGGTGGCCCGTGCTCCCCACCGTTCAAGAAAGGAACACGGGCCGGGTGGCGGGGTGAACCGTCCCGCCTACCGTTGAGGCATGGCCGGGTTCATCACGCCCGCGCGCCAAGTGGCGCTACATCAACGGTGTTGGTTGGTTGCTCCGCGTTCGGCGACAACCACGGGGAGCAAGTCTTAGTTGGCTTGGACTGCAATCCAATTCCAGCGGGCCGGTCGACCTGTCAGTGCGTGGTCACGTCCCCACAGGCGGGGGCCGATCACTTTCAACTTCTGGCCATCCGCAACAACTGTGTCACCGGCTTGGAGCTGGATGCGTGAGTCGGTTCGCCAGCCGAGCATGCCTTCGGTTGAGACCACGTCGCCGCGCAGGTTGGTCAGCGGGTAGGTGGTGCGGGTTGATCCGCTTGTGCCGCCACTGATCACGTCGATCTCGCCGTAGGGTGCGTCGTCAGCGTGGACAACGTTGCCGTCGGCGTCGATCGGGTCGCCGTGTTCGTTGCGCGCCAGCGGGCGGTAGACGACGCCGACTGTCACATTGCCCTCACTCGGTACCGGTCGAGCACGAAGAGTTCTGCAACAGTCCAGCCGCTGAAG
This Mycobacterium simiae DNA region includes the following protein-coding sequences:
- a CDS encoding pentapeptide repeat-containing protein; this translates as MRFGKREEPINERAKPAKAIGIGFGWQIAFWLLLGLGLAAGSMFAGWQALGRPRVARNANEIPTEVFLDLLKLSLTIVAGVGGIVALVVAYRKQRLGEAQHQREESAARREHQKMYAERFSKASELLGSERSAVRLAGIYALASLADDWESGRQTCIDVLCAYLRMPHKPLNDPPIDGIKERDYRPSGREAWRSALLETSMLDPSEEHQVRSTIIRVIVEHLNSNADTPWFGHNFNLSGAVLDSPSFAGTHFYDCYFDFGEALLYGEIDFSGSKFLDSKLSFFFTTISGSCGFEICDFKDTEIDLSADIIGGIKFYASSMEETEVTVSGLDLDGADFSFMEINMTKNSKLEIWRADVNKSSLAFSRCHVTESKIAIRSATLTDSSMYFSGMRIGSGGRVFLASGIHNKIPSPMLTDSKIHLNDVGIDAGGFFGFQRQNFVRTPLHFPYLNVNRSEFVLTECSLESSPVTFYDAQLSERSRLVVDACSDDPSPIDTDGLSQSCTDEELLVVIRSGTVDDIDPSSWAESKTRQDVDVDPALRSHIVSWY